A genomic segment from Colletotrichum higginsianum IMI 349063 chromosome 5, whole genome shotgun sequence encodes:
- a CDS encoding Dolichyl-diphosphooligosaccharide--protein glycosyltransferase subunit WBP1, with protein sequence MRSLLSLCLLFLAATVHAVSVTGGRLLAILDDVAEKEGYSKFLGDLESRGFSITYQTPKSDSLQLFKLGERVYDHVLLFPSKSKGLGPNLTPNILLQFINAKGNILLSLSSTATVPTSIVSLLAELDIALPADRTGLVVDHFNYDTVSAAESHDVLAIPAPKSPRAGVKSFFHEDGQVIAFPKGLGHVLGAGQLLTPILRAPKTAYSYNPKEQAEVVDANDLFAAGEQLGLVSVFQARNSARFTLVGSAELLSDKWLDAKIKPAATGKEVTAWNREFAKRVAGWTFHEIGVLRVNNIEHHLNEAANETNPEIYRIKNDVTYSISLSEYSWDKWTPFTVANDDVLQLEFSMLSPFHRLPLELKSSTADASTYTTSFTLPDQHGIFNFKINYKRPFLTNLEEKNTVSVRHMAHDEWPRSYVISGAWPWLTGIFATVTGFVLFSAVWMYSAPTKAATATKKTQ encoded by the exons ATGCGgtcccttctctctctttgccTGCTCTTCCTGGCTGCTACCGTGCATGCTGTGAGCGTCACCGGCGGCCGACTCCTGGCGATCCTGGACGATGTTGCCGAGAAAGAGGGCTACTCCAAGTTCCTGGGAGATCTGGAAA GCCGGGGATTCAGCATCACATACCAGACGCCCAAGAGCGACTCTTTGCAGCTGTTCAAGCTCGGCGAGCGGGTGTACGACCACGTATTGCTCTTCCCGTCCAAGAGCAAGG GCCTCGGTCCCAACCTGACCCCCAACATCCTCCTCCAGTTCATCAACGCCAAGGGTAACATCCTGCTGTCCCTCTCTTCCACCGCCACCGTCCCAACATCCATCGTCAGCCTCTTGGCCGAACTCGACATCGCCCTCCCCGCCGACCGtaccggcctcgtcgtcgaccactTCAACTACGACACCGTTAGCGCCGCTGAGTCGcacgacgtcctcgccatcccGGCCCCCAAGTCGccccgcgccggcgtcaagaGCTTCTTCCACGAGGATGGCCAGGTCATCGCCTTCCCCAAAGGTCTCGGCCAcgttctcggcgccggccagcTGCTTACCCCGATTCTGCGCGCCCCCAAGACGGCCTACAGCTACAACCCCAAGGAGCAagccgaggtcgtcgatgccAACGACCTGTTTGCTGCcggcgagcagctcggccttgTGTCCGTCTTTCAGGCCCGCAACAGCGCCCGCTTCACCCTTGTCGGGTCCGCCGAGTTGCTGAGCGACAAGTGGCTCGATGCGAAGATCAAGCCGGCGGCCACGGGCAAAGAGGTCACGGCGTGGAACCGCGAGTTCGCCAAGAGGGTCGCGGGCTGGACTTTCCACGAGATCGGTGTCCTGAGGGTCAACAACATTGAGCACCACCTCAACGAGGCTGCTAACGAAACGAATCCCGAGATCTACCGTATCAAGAACGACGTC ACCTActccatctccctctccGAGTACTCCTGGGACAAGTGGACCCCCTTCACTGttgccaacgacgacgtcctccaACTCGAGTTCAGCATGCTGTCTCCTTTCCACCGCCTTCCGCTGGAGCTCAAGTCCAGCACCGCCGATGCCTCCACCTACACAACCTCCTTCACCCTGCCCGACCAGCACGGCATCTTCAACTTCAAGATCAACTACAAGCGTCCTTTCCTTACCAACCTTGAGGAAAAGAACACCGTCTCGGTCCGCCACATGGCCCACGACGAATGGCCTCGCTCGTACGTCATCTCGGGCGCCTGGCCCTGGCTGACGGGTATCTTCGCCACCGTCACCGGCTTTGTCCTCTTCTCGGCCGTGTGGATGTACAGCGCGCCCACAAAGGCCGCGACTGCGACCAAGAAGACGCAGTAA
- a CDS encoding NADH-ubiquinone oxidoreductase 9.5 kDa subunit — translation MSSAATPRFWAGPIRYCRWASREKPAYFWSVVLGALGPVQLALVPPIRNYLGDYNAPPIPVTYPVPSAPRKQLSGYDDE, via the exons ATGTCTTCCGCCGCGACTCCCCGATTCTGGGCCGGGCCCATTCGATACTGCCGCTGGGCGTCCCGCGAGAAGCCCGCCTACTTTTGgtccgtcgtcctcggcgccctcggccctGTCCAGCTGGCCCTCGTCCCTCCTATCAGAAACTACCTTGGCGACTACAACGCGCCGCCCATCCCCGTCACATACCCTG TTCCTTCGGCACCCAGGAAGCAGCTGTCGGGCTATGACGATGAATGA
- a CDS encoding Beige/BEACH domain-containing protein, producing the protein MSTLQVSRRYRSSTSASSRSSSAANSKALEILRGILDTLAASTQRRTNDGYPEFPVLVKSLRQIRQHVAAPEPPSSPQDDFRHLHGFHRLLDVLRSYSGFYNPQRRTEEEKEGLFGLLEAVLDVFAAAFLDHPGNKRYFRHRVEGGGWEALEQTIASVGLGGSDSDLWTNCQFFGKLLSFSLGDSKVDALCQSIATSQETHDRVAKTSNLEETPDTDEKQEEAPATPKARDIGQEVRDAIQKKAVFRNPEILRAVVGFWESIPRAQDMPANSCSMVVLEIMSSIVSISTFNLAALHATGVLSRLLRVLFDPAPKLDQAEKDKLLIICKKLMYLGFNQPADTQFLLASASPEASEFSLEMTSTYSGPPFFQFDLSLHGHSSIELPTLGRPFPPNSSPGYTFTAWVRVDRFDPNSHTTLFGVFDATQTCFLLMYLERDTRNFILQTSVTSSRPSVRFKGMSFKDKQWYHIALVHRRPKTMIASKASLYVNGEFVEQIKCAYPSSPPFANGSTESFASFASTNAKPHPVQAFLGTPRDLSSQLGAGLVFSKWSLASAHLFEDVLSDDFLAVHYGLSPKYQGNFQDSLGGFQTYEASASLGLRNEVFHPGKDESSDIIRAIRDKAGSLLPESKILLSILPAGVFREDGVYQDTQLYRALPRPAATNLIQMTHRSGSAIVINAALPCLLDALARSQGVAILTGNPVVVTPSYFDDNFWRLAGFTPLALKIVERATSVEETVRAVEMTFLCIKKSWRNSEAMERDNGYAILGMLLRAKLGYTVNLGADNGNLRLPITSEERDRLSFQLLSLVLDFVGYNHTEPLESFIVNPLAYRILLIDFDTWRRSASITQELYYKQFVTFSAKSKYHQFNSRRLMRMRIVKRLLDAMKAESITEEVLTHFMTALEQLVKCNYTAEVHRSLALFITYAYHSPTTSLVRSPRPISAIARTPASSGFARRATFDSNSTSSAPPTRFLTKKQLGAKILGIYSDLLCEKGNLANIRKFARTVTNKVRPPFGENQLFLLSMDQWLLYLLASDDPETVVYGSKILARLLITHGSAYTAKFSGKTGGFTIMAHRLKRWWYVPSLWPICFSILFGFDVANVDLERNFDFSNLLETFGKARVLYPECLQVLTSMLQHGLKDVMRHQEDPNSPQKPHNLQASGFDGLETRPRAKSMETRGIDSRVAENIQRDSEAISDHAPMLLTVIRFLSDLHSRSANFKDFALTSEYVRYLLWACYPIIVSTDAVTPDTELNSRDSALTFEGGDVIIRPLAGSQPGPIVRTTSTDAIATMAGNPRGTPLRKASGFVLLTNQTSPQSPSPARFAPVMSPKKKVASQQSSSATLDGLVELVISVFLDQVFTRKEFPGFSLFLRVPPGFQEHQAYFESFILRKTLQQLGNHVQTNQKVLCEPKVLTNMGRLAAHVTDTIFEGWFIDGTEPMLEFSGTVLEYLQRPEVSTLKSVRLCSQAVTTMRQCFLKLLLLRFSELDDSDTPDSSAKDFMSKILYWQSPILGCLSNEEEFMKLFWYQLYTKLVDPRVGIRTATATIMRIMLVQKPHESKVLFRQCVAADQQQLTKEFVVKLTEVDDEAFLEWVDKHRASLDAFFFGGISKIWEEFVVVENQRTIDSAKFRLAKRRDRLKAWQTEALTIDNILIRHDMANGAWMKSIFTSEHFKHQRLMQDQQDDMAFLAAAFVKMDNDLRRPGAVFSEHTQLKWKLDRTEGRNRMRLRLLPDYSKKHADYQPKRRAGEPTTPSALKVNTTMSAAQIAPSPIKSATPASSRMQSIPSLDGDAGGSSTPAEADQEEEEEANESGVGAEEDFELVDDPNDANEGDDGFEDKNRKVMRRLEQGDQVQAVYNISRIVGLEGCEGILIIGKDALYIMDNVFQCASGEIVNAWQAPPEERDPFSEIITDAKTTEQRQSSSRSEQESRSWRWHDVISISKRRFLFRDVAIEVFFTDGRSYLLTSINPALRDEVFGKLMNKAPHTNAASSLPNPEDAWRLEALKVSEEMPQGFGSKFGSIFNSTPWNPAMKKWQKGEMSNFHYLMLVNTMAGRTFNDLTQYPVFPWVLADYTSEELNLNDPATFRDLSKPMGAQTAGRVSGFRESYNALAEIGETPFHYGTHYSSAMIVSSYLIRLPPFVQSYILLQGGSFDHADRLFQSIPHAWKSASCDNKADIRELIPEFFCLPEFLTNINQYNFGNRESTGARVNNVVLPPWAKGDPKIFITKHREALESPYVSQHLHSWIDLVFGFKQRGDAAVDNLNVFHHLSYRGATDLDNISDPQERRITAGVIHNFGQTPHQVFTRSHPAREHVSCPIRRLDTSVYALTRLSHPLLGRFSRPTAHSKLISQTESRERVASLIYSPKIDRLICASPFRLNVAPYDKFLEWGYADNSIRFFFSDNRKVRKPDSISGWDLAKNQKPAGLFENLHIGQLSCATFADSKTLITAGEDCVISVYAVQTAPGKVVDLLPRSSLFGHRAPVTSIAVSKSFSTFVSVSTDGQAFVWDLNRLEFIRKLPFSRPVECARINDVSGEIMLGSGPNVILYTINGTVIIDQNVCAEPDDYVHSCAFYEGAGNEWLENYLVFTGHKRGRVNVWKKCVKNGKWVLELLRRLDHVDPRSEVGANYDAGVTCITPMPQCVYTGDDDGRVYEWNLVQRDR; encoded by the exons ATGTCGACCCTCCAGGTATCGAGGCGTTATCgctcctccacctcggcgtcgtcccgATCATCCAGCGCCGCCAACTCGAAAGCTCTCGAAATCCTGCGCGGTatcctcgacaccctcgccgccagcacCCAAAGACGAACCAACGACGGCTACCCCGAGTTTCCTGTTCTTGTCAAGAGCCTACGCCAAATTCGACAGCATGTCGCTGCGCCTGAACCTCCGAGCTCGCCCCAGGATGACTTTAGACACCTCCACGGCTTCCACCGTCTCCTCGATGTGTTGCGATCCTACTCCGGCTTCTACAACCCCCAGCGCCGCACggaagaggaaaaggagggCTTGTTTGGCCTGCTCGAAGCTGTGCTGGACGTCTTCGCCGCGGCATTCCTAGACCATCCGGGGAACAAGCGTTACTTTCGTCATCGCGTGGAAGGCGGCGGTTGGGAGGCCCTCGAACAGACCATCGCCAGCGTTGGGCTTGGCGGAAGCGACTCCGACCTCTGGACCAATTGCCAATTCTTCGGGAAGCTCTTGTCGTTCTCGCTTGGTGACAGCAAAGTAGACGCCCTTTGTCAATCCATCGCTACAAGCCAGGAAACACACGACAGAGTCGCCAAGACGAGCAACCTGGAAGAAACCCCTGATACCGACGAGAAGCAGGAAGAAGCGCCGGCGACCCCCAAAGCAAGAGACATTGGCCAAGAGGTGCGCGATGCCATTCAAAAAAAGGCCGTCTTCCGCAACCCTGAAATCCTGCGAGCTGTTGTGGGTTTCTGGGAGTCTATACCGAGAGCGCAGGACATGCCAGCCAACTCCTGCTCGATGGTAGTCCTGGAGATCATGTCGAGCATCGTTTCAATCTCCACGTTTAATCTCGCGGCTCTACATGCCACGGGTGTGCTCTCGCGCTTGCTTCGCGTTCTGTTCGATCCCGCCCCGAAGCTCGATCAGGCCGAGAAGGATAAACTGCTCATCATTTGCAAGAAGCTCATGTACTTGGGCTTCAACCAGCCCGCAGACACCCAGTTCTTGCTCGCAAGCGCCTCGCCAGAAGCCTCCGAGTTCAGTCTCGAGATGACTTCAACATACAGCGGCCCCCCTTTCTTCCAATTTGATCTTTCGCTTCACGGCCATTCCTCCATCGAGCTACCAACACTTGGCCGGCCGTTCCCACCCAACTCATCGCCAGGATATACCTTTACCGCCTGGGTTCGTGTCGACCGGTTCGATCCTAACTCTCACACCACACTCTTCGGTGTCTTCGATGCCACTCAGACTTGCTTTCTCCTTATGTATCTCGAGCGGGATACGCGCAACTTCATCCTGCAAACCTCAGTCACATCCAGCCGGCCTAGCGTCAGGTTCAAAGGCATGTCGTTCAAAGACAAGCAATGGTACCACATTGCTCTCGTCCACAGACGACCCAAAACAATGATTGCCAGCAAAGCCTCACTGTACGTCAATGGAGAGTTTGTGGAGCAAATTAAATGTGCCTACCCTTCATCGCCACCCTTTGCGAATGGCAGCACAGAAAGCTTCGCATCTTTTGCCTCCACCAATGCCAAGCCACACCCAGTTCAAGCATTCTTGGGGACACCGAGGGACCTATCGAGCCAGCTTGGTGCCGGATTGGTATTCTCAAAATGGTCTCTGGCATCTGCGCATCTCTTCGAAGACGTCCTGAGCGACGATTTTCTTGCTGTACACTACGGCCTCTCTCCGAAGTATCAGGGCAACTTTCAGGATAGCCTCGGCGGCTTTCAGACGTACGAAGCTTCTGCGAGCCTGGGCTTGAGAAACGAGGTTTTTCATCCCGGTAAGGATGAGAGCTCCGACATCATTAGAGCCATCAGAGACAAGGCTGGCAGTCTGCTACCCGAAAGCAAGATCCTCCTTAGCATACTTCCAGCCGGCGTCTTTCGAGAGGATGGTGTTTATCAGGACACTCAGCTCTACCGTGCTTTACCCCGGCCTGCAGCAACAAACCTCATCCAAATGACCCACAGAAGCGGCTCGGCCATTGTCATCAATGCTGCGCTGCCATGCCTCTTGGACGCATTGGCGCGTTCTCAGGGGGTGGCCATCCTGACCGGAAACCCCGTGGTGGTGACGCCCTCCTACTTTGACGACAATTTCTGGCGCCTTGCCGGCTTCACTCCCCTAGCCCTCAAGATTGTCGAGAGAGCAACCTCGGTCGAGGAAACTGTCCGTGCTGTCGAGATGACGTTCCTCTGCATCAAGAAGAGCTGGAGGAACAGCGAGGCAATGGAGCGCGACAACGGCTATGCCATCCTTGGCATGCTCCTAAGAGCCAAACTGGGTTACACGGTCAACCTCGGCGCTGACAACGGCAACTTGCGGCTGCCAATTACAAGCGAAGAGAGGGACAGATTGAGCTTTCAGCTCCTCAGCCTTGTCCTTGACTTTGTGGGGTACAACCACACAGAGCCCCTCGAGTCCTTTATTGTGAATCCCCTGGCTTACCGGATTCTACTCATTGACTTTGATACTTGGAGACGGTCAGCTTCCATCACTCAGGAACTCTATTATAAACAGTTCGTGACCTTCTCTGCCAAGAGCAAGTATCACCAGTTCAACAGCAGGCGGTTAATGCGCATGA GAATTGTGAAACGGTTGCTTGATGCCATGAAAGCAGAGTCAATTACTGAGGAGGTGCTGACACACTTCATGACTGCTTTGGAGCAACTTGTGAAATGCAACTACACAGCCGAAGTGCACAGATCTCTCGCTTTGTTCATCACATATGCATACCATTCACCGACAACCTCCCTGGTCAGGTCCCCCCGACCAATCTCTGCGATTGCGCGAACTCCTGCCTCCTCTGGATTCGCAAGACGAGCCACCTTCGATTCCAACAGCACCTCGAGTGCGCCTCCTACCCGGTTTCTCACTAAGAAGCAGCTTGGTGCCAAAATACTGGGGATATACTCGGACCTCCTTTGTGAGAAAGGCAACCTGGCCAACATCCGCAAGTTTGCTAGGACAGTGACGAACAAGGTGAGACCACCGTTTGGCGAAAACCAACTATTTTTATTGAGTATGGACCAGTGGTTGCTGTATCTCCTGGCCAGTGACGACCCCGAGACCGTGGTATACGGCAGCAAAATCCTGGCTAGACTGCTCATCACCCACGGCTCCGCGTATACGGCCAAGTTCTCCGGAAAGACTGGTGGCTTCACCATTATGGCTCACCGACTCAAACGCTGGTGGTATGTCCCTTCGTTGTGGCCGATTTGCTTTAGCATCCTGTTTGGATTCGATGTCGCcaacgtcgacctcgaacgcAACTTCGATTTCTCCAATCTGCTCGAAACCTTCGGCAAGGCCCGAGTCCTCTACCCGGAATGTCTTCAAGTCTTGACGTCGATGCTGCAACATGGGCTCAAGGACGTTATGAGGCACCAGGAGGACCCGAACTCACCCCAAAAGCCACACAACCTTCAAGCAAGCGGGTTTGACGGACTAGAAACACGACCCCGAGCAAAGTCGATGGAAACCAGGGGCATTGACTCGAGGG TTGCAGAGAACATCCAACGCGATAGTGAGGCGATATCAGACCACGCGCCGATGCTTCTCACAGTCATTCGATTTTTGTCAGACTTGCACTCACGCTCTGCCAACTTCAAGGACTTTGCCTTGACGTCTGAGTACGTGAGGTACCTGTTGTGGGCGTGTTACCCCATCATCGTTAGCACCGATGCAGTCACCCCTGATACCGAGCTCAACTCACGAGACTCGGCCCTCACGttcgaaggcggcgacgtgaTAATTCGTCCTCTTGCCGGTTCTCAGCCTGGCCCCATCGTCCGCACAACAAGCACGGACGCGATTGCGACAATGGCAGGCAACCCCCGCGGAACTCCTCTCCGGAAGGCGTCTGGATTCGTGCTGCTCACGAACCAAACATCTCCCCAGTCCCCCAGCCCCGCACGCTTTGCCCCAGTCATGTcaccgaagaagaaggtcgcGTCGCAGCAATCGAGCAGCGCAACCCTTGATGGCTTGGTGGAGCTCGTCATCAGTGTCTTCCTTGACCAAGTCTTCACACGAAAGGAGTTCCCAGGCTTCAGTCTGTTTCTCAGGGTGCCGCCAGGGTTCCAAGAGCACCAGGCTTATTTTGAATCCTTCATCCTGAGAAAGACGCTTCAACAACTCGGTAACCACGTCCAAACCAACCAGAAGGTGCTGTGCGAGCCCAAGGTCCTTACAAACATGGGCAGACTGGCTGCACACGTCACGGACACAATCTTTGAAGGATGGTTTATCGACGGCACAGAGCCAATGCTGGAGTTTTCCGGTACGGTGCTAGAGTACCTCCAACGGCCCGAAGTTTCCACCCTGAAAAGTGTTCGCCTGTGCAGCCAAGCAGTGACGACGATGCGCCAATGTTTCCTCAAGCTTCTTTTGCTAAGGTTCTCCGAACTGGACGATTCCGATACACCCGACTCCAGCGCAAAGGACTTTATGAGCAAGATTCTGTACTGGCAGTCGCCAATTCTCGGCTGCCTCTCGAACGAGGAGGAGTTTATGAAGCTTTTCTGGTACCAGCTGTATACAAAGCTGGTCGACCCTCGAGTAGGCATCAGgactgccactgccactaTTATGCGCATTATGCTTGTACAAAAACCACATGAGTCTAAGGTTCTGTTCCGACAATGTGTGGCGGCAGACCAGCAACAGTTGACCAAGGAATTTGTAGTGAAGCTCACCGAGGTTGACGATGAGGCTTTTCTTGAATGGGTGGATAAGCATCGGGCGTCCCTTgacgccttcttcttcggcggtATTTCAAAGATCTGGGAAGAGTTCGTCGTTGTCGAAAATCAGCGAACAATCGATTCGGCTAAGTTCCGATTAGCAAAGCGCAGAGACCGGCTCAAAGCATGGCAAACGGAAGCACTCACCATTGACAACATTCTCATCCGCCATGACATGGCCAATGGGGCTTGGATGAAGAGCATCTTCACTAGCGAGCACTTCAAGCATCAGCGCCTGATGCAGGACCAGCAAGATGACATGGCCTTCCTGGCTGCGGCGTTTGTCAAGATGGACAACGACTTGCGACGTCCTGGTGCCGTTTTCAGCGAGCATACGCAGCTCAAGTGGAAGCTCGACCGAACCGAGGGGCGAAACCGGATGCGTCTGAGGCTTCTACCTGACTATTCCAAGAAGCACGCCGACTACCAGCCAAAGAGGAGAGCAGGGGAGCCCACAACCCCGTCTGCCCTCAAGGTGAACACCACCATGTCCGCCGCTCAGATTGCGCCTTCACCGATCAAGTCAGCTACACCAGCATCGTCCCGTATGCAGTCTATTCCCAGTCTCGACGGTGACGCAGGAGGTTCCTCGACACCGGCCGAGGCGGAtcaggaggaggaagaagaagcgaaCGAGTCCGGTGTCGGTGCCGAAGAAGACTTTGAACTGGTTGACGATCCCAACGACGCCAACGAGGGAGACGATGGGTTCGAGGACAAGAACCGCAAAGTCATGAGGCGTCTCGAACAGGGAGATCAAGTCCAGGCGGTGTACAACATCTCACGCATCGTCGGGTTGGAGGGGTGTGAGGGTATCCTGATCATCGGAAAGGACGCACTGTACATCATGGACAACGTCTTCCAGTGCGCCTCTGGCGAGATTGTCAACGCGTGGCAAGCTCCCCCCGAGGAACGAGACCCCTTCTCAGAGATCATCACAGATGCCAAGACCACAGAGCAACGCCAAAGCTCCAGTCGTAGCGAGCAAGAGTCGCGAAGCTGGAGGTGGCACGACGTCATCAGTATCTCTAAGAGACGTTTCTTGTTCCGGGATGTCGCCATCGAAGTCTTCTTCACAGATGGACGCAGCTACTTACTGACGTCTATCAACCCGGCCCTGAGAGATGAGGTCTTTGGCAAATTGATGAACAAAGCACCGCACACCAACGCCGCCAGCTCATTGCCCAACCCCGAGGATGCTTGGCGCCTCGAAGCCCTCAAGGTTTCCGAGGAGATGCCCCAAGGCTTCGGCTCCAAGTTCGGCAGCATTTTCAACTCAACGCCCTGGAACCCCGCCATGAAGAAGTGGCAGAAGGGGGAGATGTCCAATTTCCACTACCTCATGCTTGTCAACACGATGGCCGGCCGGACGTTCAACGATTTGACGCAGTATCCTGTCTTCCCGTGGGTTCTCGCCGACTACACGAGCGAGGAGCTGAATCTCAACGACCCTGCAACCTTCCGAGACCTCTCAAAGCCCATGGGTGCTCAGACAGCCGGCCGTGTCTCGGGCTTCAGGGAGTCGTACAACGCCCTGGCCGAGATTGGAGAGACTCCTTTCCATTATGGTACCCATTACTCTTCGGCCATGATTGTGTCTTCCTATCTCATTCGCCTCCCACCTTTCGTTCAATCTTATATCCTCCTCCAGGGTGGGTCTTTCGACCACGCAGACCGTCTCTTTCAGTCCATCCCCCATGCGTGGAAGTCTGCATCCTGCGACAACAAGGCAGATATCAGGGAGCTGATCCCCGAGTTCTTCTGTCTTCCGGAGTTCTTGACCAACATCAACCAGTACAACTTTGGCAACCGGGAGAGCACGGGGGCGAGGGTTAACAACGTCGTGCTGCCTCCCTGGGCCAAGGGAGACCCCAAGATTTTCATCACCAAACATCGTGAGGCACTCGAAAGCCCGTACGTTAGCCAGCATCTCCACAGCTGGATTGATCTGGTGTTCGGTTTCAAGCAGAGGGGCGACGCCGCGGTTGACAACCTAAACGTTTTCCATCATCTCTCGTACAGGGGCGCCACGGACCTGGACAACATCAGTGATCCGCAGGAGAGACGAATCACGGCTGGGGTCATCCACAACTTTGGCCAAACACCTCACCAAGTGTTTACTCGATCCCATCCTGCTCGTGAGCATGTCTCTTGTCCGATCCGGCGACTTGATACTTCCGTCTATGCTCTTACCAGGCTGTCTCACCCATTACTCGGTAGGTTCTCTCGTCCAACGGCTCACTCCAAACTAATCAGTCAAACAGAATCGCGCGAAAGAGTGGCTTCTCTGATTTATTCGCCCAAGATTGACCGTCTCATCTGCGCATCGCCCTTCCGTCTGAACGTTGCGCCGTATGACAAGTTTCTTGAATGGGGTTACGCCGACAATAGCAtccgcttcttcttcagcgaTAACCGGAAGGTAAGGAAGCCCGATTCGATTTCTGGCTGGGACTTGGCTAAGAATCAAAAGCCTGCGGGACTGTTTGAGAACCTCCACATAGGGCAGCTGTCTTGCGCTACCTTTGCGGATTCCAAGACACTGATCACAGCGGGAGAAGACTGCGTCATATCGGTGTACGCTGTGCAGACGGCTCCTGGAAAAGTAGTGGACCTGCTCCCCCGTTCGTCGCTTTTCGGTCACCGCGCTCCTGTGACGAGCATCGCAGTGTCCAAGTCCTTCAGCACGTTTGTGTCGGTCTCGACCGATGGCCAAGCCTTCGTTTGGGATCTCAATCGTCTCGAGTTCATTCGCAAGCTGCCGTTCTCGCGGCCCGTCGAATGCGCCCGCATCAACGACGTATCTGGCGAGATCATGCTGGGATCCGGTCCGAACGTGATTCTCTACACCATCAATGGCACCGTCATCATTGATCAGAATGTCTGTGCAGAACCCGACGACTATGTACATTCGTGTGCTTTCTACGAAGGTGCCGGCAACGAGTGGCTTGAGAACTATCTCGTCTTCACCGGCCACAAAAGAGGCCGTGTGAATGTGTGGAAGAAGTGCGTCAAGAACGGCAAGTGGGTGTTGGAGCTGCTTCGGCGGCTGGACCATGTAGATCCGCGCTCGGAGGTGGGCGCCAACTATGACGCGGGTGTGACTTGCATCACGCCTATGCCGCAGTGCGTCTACaccggcgatgacgatggacgAGTG TACGAGTGGAATCTTGTTCAGCGGGACAGATAG